Proteins encoded by one window of Clostridium bornimense:
- the treC gene encoding alpha,alpha-phosphotrehalase gives MKDFKESVVYQIYPKSFNDSNGDGIGDLRGVIEKLDYLKELGVDYIWLTPFYTSPQNDNGYDIADYYNIDPIFGDISDFEELVIEANERNIDIMLDMVFNHTSTEHQWFKNALKGDKKYKDFYIFKEGKDGKEPTNWISKFGGSAWKYVEEFDEYYLHLFDVTQGDLNWENSEVRDEIFKVANFWLDKGVKGFRLDVINLISKPENFEDDNIGDGRRFYTDGPNIHTYLKELNKNTFGKYEDIITVGEMSSTSIDNCIKYSNPDEKELSMVFNFHHLKVDYENGDKWTLIDFDFMMLKKIFKDWQEGMESGKGWSAVFWCNHDQPRALSRFGDDKKYHNESAKMLATTIHMMRGTPYIYQGEEFGMTNPYFDSIDKYRDVESINYYNILKDQGESEERILEILKSKSRDNARTPIQWNNSENAGFTKGTPWIPVGKSYKEINAENALKDKNSIFYHYKKLISLRKEYDVISKGSFKMILEDSNKVFGYTRNYENKTLVVLNNFYGEEIKIDTPSQLLDNNNAKVLISNYSYENKVTNEITLRPYESVVYYIEK, from the coding sequence ATGAAAGATTTTAAGGAAAGTGTAGTTTATCAGATATATCCAAAATCATTTAATGATTCAAATGGTGATGGAATTGGGGATTTAAGAGGAGTAATAGAAAAGTTAGATTATTTAAAGGAATTAGGAGTAGATTATATATGGTTAACACCATTTTATACATCACCACAAAATGATAATGGATATGATATAGCTGATTATTACAATATAGATCCAATATTTGGAGATATCAGTGATTTTGAGGAACTTGTAATAGAAGCTAATGAGCGAAATATTGATATAATGCTAGATATGGTATTTAATCACACATCAACGGAGCATCAATGGTTTAAAAATGCATTAAAGGGAGATAAAAAGTATAAAGATTTTTATATATTTAAGGAAGGTAAAGATGGAAAGGAACCAACTAATTGGATTTCTAAATTTGGTGGTTCAGCATGGAAATATGTAGAAGAATTTGATGAGTATTATTTACATTTATTTGATGTTACTCAAGGAGATTTAAATTGGGAAAACAGTGAAGTTAGAGATGAAATATTTAAAGTGGCTAACTTTTGGTTAGATAAGGGTGTAAAAGGGTTTAGATTAGATGTAATAAACCTTATATCAAAACCAGAAAATTTTGAAGATGATAATATAGGTGATGGTAGAAGATTTTATACTGATGGTCCTAATATTCATACTTATTTGAAAGAACTTAATAAAAATACTTTTGGTAAGTATGAAGATATAATAACAGTTGGAGAAATGTCATCAACATCTATAGATAATTGTATTAAATATTCAAATCCAGATGAAAAAGAGCTTTCAATGGTATTTAATTTTCATCATTTAAAAGTTGACTATGAAAATGGAGATAAATGGACTTTAATAGATTTTGATTTTATGATGCTTAAAAAGATATTCAAAGACTGGCAAGAAGGCATGGAAAGCGGAAAAGGTTGGAGTGCAGTATTTTGGTGCAATCATGATCAGCCAAGAGCATTATCAAGATTTGGTGATGATAAGAAATATCATAATGAAAGTGCTAAGATGTTAGCAACAACTATTCATATGATGAGAGGTACTCCATATATTTATCAAGGTGAGGAGTTCGGTATGACCAATCCTTATTTTGATAGTATAGATAAGTATAGGGATGTTGAGTCGATAAATTATTATAATATATTGAAAGATCAAGGTGAATCTGAGGAGAGAATTTTAGAAATATTAAAGTCTAAATCTAGAGATAATGCAAGAACGCCTATTCAATGGAACAATAGTGAAAATGCAGGATTTACAAAGGGAACTCCGTGGATACCAGTAGGAAAATCTTATAAAGAGATAAATGCAGAAAATGCACTTAAGGATAAAAATTCTATATTCTATCATTATAAAAAACTAATATCATTAAGGAAAGAATATGATGTAATTTCAAAAGGAAGCTTTAAGATGATATTAGAAGATAGCAATAAAGTTTTTGGATATACTAGAAATTATGAAAATAAGACTTTAGTTGTACTGAATAATTTTTATGGAGAAGAAATAAAGATAGATACTCCATCACAATTATTAGACAATAATAATGCTAAAGTATTAATATCTAATTATTCTTATGAGAATAAAGTAACTAATGAAATCACTCTTAGACCATATGAATCAGTAGTCTATTATATTGAGAAATAG
- the treP gene encoding PTS system trehalose-specific EIIBC component — MGKYIDDSKKLLEYVGGRENISAVTHCVTRMRFVLKDTSKADKEQIEKLKSVKGTFIQAGQFQVIIGNTVTDFYNDFVKVSGVEGISKEEVKDAAKSNMSFIQKLMANLAEIFSPLIPAIIVGGLILGFRNIIGDIKFFENGTKSLIEISQFWSGTHSFLWLIGEAIFHFLPVGITWAITKKMGTTQILGIVLGITLVSPQLLNAYSVAEGTVAPVWDFGFAKVNMIGYQAQVIPAILAGFLLVYLERFFRRISPASISMIIVPFFALVPTVIIAHTVLGPIGWTIGSWISNVVYSGLTSSFSWIFAGIFGFVYAPLVITGLHHMTTAIDLQLMSQVGGTLLWPMIALSNIAQGSAVLAMIYLQRKNEEEKQVSIPACISAYLGVTEPALFGINLKYGFPFICGMIGSGIAAIVSVGSGVMANAVGIGGLPGILSIQPQHMLMFAVTMGIAIVVPFVLTVIVGKKKLS; from the coding sequence ATGGGAAAATACATTGATGACTCAAAAAAGTTACTTGAGTATGTAGGTGGAAGAGAAAATATTTCAGCTGTGACTCATTGTGTAACACGTATGAGATTTGTATTAAAAGATACATCTAAGGCGGATAAAGAACAAATTGAAAAACTTAAATCAGTAAAGGGTACATTTATCCAAGCTGGGCAATTTCAAGTAATAATAGGTAATACAGTAACAGATTTCTACAATGATTTTGTAAAGGTTTCCGGTGTTGAAGGAATAAGTAAAGAAGAGGTAAAAGATGCAGCAAAATCAAATATGTCATTTATACAAAAATTAATGGCAAATCTAGCTGAAATATTTTCACCACTTATTCCAGCTATTATTGTTGGCGGACTAATATTAGGTTTTAGAAATATAATTGGTGACATTAAATTTTTTGAGAATGGAACTAAGTCTTTAATTGAAATATCACAATTTTGGTCAGGAACACATAGCTTTTTATGGTTAATTGGTGAAGCTATATTCCACTTCTTACCTGTAGGAATTACATGGGCAATAACTAAGAAGATGGGAACAACTCAAATATTAGGTATAGTATTAGGGATTACATTAGTATCACCACAACTTTTAAATGCTTATTCAGTAGCAGAAGGTACAGTAGCTCCAGTATGGGATTTTGGATTTGCAAAAGTAAATATGATAGGGTACCAAGCACAAGTTATACCAGCAATATTAGCAGGGTTCTTACTTGTATATCTTGAGAGATTCTTTAGAAGAATTTCACCAGCATCAATATCAATGATAATAGTACCATTCTTTGCACTAGTACCAACAGTAATTATAGCACATACAGTATTAGGACCAATTGGCTGGACTATTGGATCATGGATTTCTAATGTAGTTTATTCAGGATTAACATCATCATTTAGTTGGATATTTGCAGGAATATTTGGATTTGTATATGCTCCATTAGTTATTACTGGATTACATCATATGACAACAGCAATTGATCTTCAATTAATGTCTCAAGTAGGTGGAACATTATTATGGCCAATGATTGCTTTATCTAATATAGCTCAAGGGTCAGCAGTTCTTGCAATGATATATTTACAAAGAAAGAATGAAGAAGAAAAGCAAGTTTCAATACCAGCATGTATTTCAGCATATTTAGGTGTAACAGAGCCAGCGTTATTTGGTATTAATTTAAAATATGGTTTCCCATTTATTTGTGGAATGATAGGATCTGGTATAGCTGCTATTGTTTCAGTTGGATCTGGAGTTATGGCAAATGCTGTAGGAATCGGAGGACTTCCAGGAATACTTTCAATTCAACCACAACATATGTTAATGTTTGCGGTAACAATGGGCATAGCGATAGTTGTACCATTTGTATTAACAGTTATAGTTGGTAAAAAGAAATTAAGTTAA
- a CDS encoding spore coat protein codes for MIKIVGDLIKDNVNIDDKLIAESMITAAKDGALLYLNSATTSTTPELRAIYTASVGQMLEGDAALTELSIKKQWVKPSESLINQLQCAFDCANNTVNKKD; via the coding sequence ATGATAAAAATAGTTGGAGATCTAATCAAAGATAATGTTAATATAGATGATAAATTAATAGCTGAGAGTATGATAACTGCTGCAAAAGATGGAGCACTTCTTTATCTTAATTCAGCAACAACAAGCACAACTCCAGAGCTTAGGGCTATTTATACTGCTTCTGTAGGTCAAATGCTTGAAGGTGATGCAGCTCTCACAGAATTATCCATAAAAAAACAATGGGTAAAGCCATCTGAATCACTAATTAATCAATTACAATGTGCATTTGATTGTGCTAATAATACAGTTAACAAAAAAGATTAA
- the abc-f gene encoding ribosomal protection-like ABC-F family protein codes for MSILTVKNMSHGFGDRAIFEDVSFRLLKGEHVGLIGANGEGKSTFMSIITSKLMPDEGKVIWSNNVRVGYMDQHAALTKGQSIREALRDAFKYLFDLEAEMNSLYEKMGEVDADELNKMLERTAVIQDMLDNNGFYVIDAKVEEVAKGLGLLDLGLDRDVDNLSGGQRTKILLGKLLLQTPDILLLDEPTNYLDEEHIEWLKRYLQNYENAFILISHDIPFLNSVVNLIYHVEERKLTRYVGDYYEFKRLYEENKKRLEAAYEKQQKEIARLEDFVARNKANVATSNMAKSRQKKLDKMEKIELMKEKPKPEFNFKMARTSGKLIFETKDLVIGYDEPLTKPLNLLLERGQKVALVGANGLGKSTLLKSLLGKIQPISGEVELGEYQHIGYFEQEERESNYNSCIDEVWNEFPSYSQYEIRAALAKCGLTTKQIESKIVVLSGGEAAKVRLCKILNNETNILILDEPTNHLDVEAKDELKRALKEYKGTILLVCHEPEFYRDIVTETWNCEDWTTKVV; via the coding sequence ATGAGTATATTAACAGTAAAAAACATGAGTCATGGTTTTGGAGATAGAGCTATTTTTGAAGATGTATCATTTAGATTATTAAAAGGTGAACATGTAGGGCTTATTGGAGCTAATGGAGAAGGTAAGTCTACATTTATGAGTATAATTACAAGTAAGCTTATGCCTGATGAAGGTAAGGTTATTTGGTCTAATAATGTTAGAGTTGGATATATGGATCAACATGCAGCATTAACTAAGGGACAAAGTATAAGAGAGGCTTTAAGAGATGCATTTAAGTATTTATTTGATTTAGAAGCAGAAATGAATTCTTTATATGAAAAAATGGGTGAAGTTGATGCTGATGAATTAAATAAAATGTTAGAAAGAACTGCTGTTATTCAAGATATGCTTGATAATAATGGATTTTATGTTATAGATGCAAAGGTTGAAGAAGTGGCAAAAGGATTAGGACTTTTGGATTTAGGATTAGATAGAGATGTAGATAATCTATCTGGTGGACAAAGAACAAAGATTCTTTTAGGAAAACTATTACTTCAAACTCCAGATATACTACTTTTAGATGAGCCTACAAACTATCTTGATGAAGAGCATATTGAATGGCTTAAAAGATATCTTCAAAATTATGAAAATGCATTTATTTTAATATCTCATGATATTCCTTTCTTAAACTCTGTAGTTAATTTAATCTATCATGTAGAGGAAAGAAAACTTACAAGATATGTTGGTGATTATTATGAGTTTAAGAGATTATATGAAGAAAACAAAAAAAGATTAGAAGCAGCTTATGAAAAGCAACAAAAGGAAATTGCTAGATTAGAAGATTTCGTAGCAAGAAATAAGGCAAATGTTGCTACATCTAACATGGCTAAATCAAGACAAAAGAAGCTTGATAAGATGGAAAAAATTGAACTTATGAAAGAGAAGCCAAAGCCAGAGTTTAACTTTAAAATGGCAAGAACTTCAGGTAAGTTAATATTCGAAACTAAAGATTTAGTAATAGGTTATGATGAGCCACTTACAAAACCATTAAACCTTCTTCTAGAAAGAGGACAAAAAGTAGCTTTAGTTGGAGCAAATGGTCTTGGGAAATCTACTCTTCTTAAGAGTTTACTTGGTAAAATACAACCAATAAGTGGAGAAGTAGAACTTGGAGAATATCAGCATATAGGATATTTTGAACAAGAAGAAAGAGAAAGTAATTATAATAGTTGCATTGATGAGGTATGGAATGAATTCCCTTCATATAGTCAATATGAAATAAGAGCTGCTCTAGCTAAGTGCGGACTTACAACAAAACAAATTGAGTCAAAGATAGTTGTACTTTCAGGAGGGGAAGCAGCAAAGGTAAGACTTTGTAAAATTCTTAATAATGAAACAAATATATTAATCCTTGACGAACCGACAAACCATCTTGATGTAGAAGCAAAGGATGAATTGAAAAGAGCATTAAAAGAATATAAAGGAACAATACTTTTAGTATGTCACGAACCAGAGTTTTATAGAGATATAGTAACTGAAACTTGGAATTGTGAAGATTGGACTACAAAGGTTGTATAG
- a CDS encoding class I SAM-dependent rRNA methyltransferase: MNCKFYLHKGKGQKAIAGHPWIFSGEIMGYDGEYTNGDIVDVYTNEGKFIGKGYINDVSLITIRILTRDINEEIDKEFFRRKLHLAWDYRKKVIDTSSCRFLFGEADFVPGMVIDKFNDYYVIQSLALGIDKYKQTIVDILVEDFGAKGVYERSDASVRKKEGMELTKGFLTEPFDTNIIIEENGVKYHVDIENGQKTGFFLDQKENRKAIHKICKDAEVIDICTHTGSFALNAGIAGAKHVIGVDISEHAVNNCRENAKLNNLENTVEFICEDAFEALNDFYHQGKKFDVVILDPPAFTKSRETIKAAQKGYKKLNFRGLRVVKDGGYLVTASCSHFMSPELFKKAIADAARDAGKVLRQVEFKTQAPDHPILWNDDESYYLKFYIFQVL, encoded by the coding sequence ATGAACTGTAAATTTTATTTACATAAAGGTAAAGGTCAAAAAGCCATTGCTGGGCATCCTTGGATATTTAGTGGTGAAATCATGGGATATGACGGAGAATACACTAATGGTGATATCGTAGATGTATATACTAATGAAGGCAAATTTATAGGTAAAGGATATATAAATGATGTTTCTTTAATAACTATTAGAATTTTAACTAGAGATATAAATGAAGAAATTGATAAAGAATTCTTTAGACGCAAACTACACCTTGCTTGGGATTATAGAAAAAAAGTAATTGATACCTCTAGTTGTAGATTTTTATTTGGCGAAGCTGACTTCGTTCCAGGAATGGTCATAGATAAATTTAATGACTATTATGTTATCCAATCACTAGCTCTTGGAATAGATAAGTATAAACAAACTATCGTTGACATCTTAGTAGAAGACTTTGGTGCAAAAGGTGTTTATGAAAGAAGCGATGCCAGTGTGAGAAAAAAAGAAGGTATGGAACTAACAAAAGGTTTCTTAACTGAACCTTTTGATACTAATATAATCATTGAAGAAAATGGTGTTAAATATCATGTGGATATAGAAAATGGTCAAAAAACTGGCTTCTTCTTAGATCAAAAAGAAAATAGAAAAGCTATCCATAAAATATGTAAAGATGCAGAAGTTATTGATATTTGTACTCATACTGGTTCCTTTGCATTAAATGCTGGTATTGCCGGTGCAAAACATGTAATTGGCGTTGACATATCAGAGCATGCCGTAAATAACTGTAGAGAAAATGCTAAGTTAAACAACTTAGAAAATACTGTAGAATTTATTTGCGAAGATGCCTTCGAAGCTCTTAATGACTTCTATCATCAAGGTAAAAAGTTCGATGTTGTAATATTAGACCCACCAGCTTTCACAAAATCAAGAGAAACTATTAAAGCTGCACAAAAAGGTTATAAAAAACTTAACTTCAGAGGACTTAGAGTTGTCAAAGACGGTGGTTATCTTGTAACTGCTTCTTGCTCTCATTTTATGAGTCCAGAATTATTTAAAAAAGCTATTGCGGACGCTGCTAGAGATGCTGGTAAAGTATTAAGACAAGTAGAATTTAAAACTCAAGCGCCAGATCATCCAATTCTTTGGAATGATGATGAAAGCTATTATTTAAAATTCTATATTTTCCAAGTACTTTAA
- a CDS encoding MutS-related protein has product MDEYTKALLELEELHERKSIFTSYFLKMSKKESSIDEGTFKDLMMDNVYLKLFCPYLRTSLGEQILYSNIRNPLTNKEDLEKRRNKISKLKSSNMKNRFTKILDNIGTIGYYNFTDIVFNKPKRSTTVSIMSKISLICTILAVALYFVNPFLLFLIAFSVISYPIFSGKFFDDNTDNIVLIKYLAKVISGAEDLANVNAPEFADDIKRIQEIHKKFSLIPFLSKWLGTPNKQSAIVITLDTLFGTRYFAYNIIANILERNNKELIELVEIIGELDSNLAIYEIEENNYVCSPTFTDNKIFSCEDLYNPLIENCVSNSLTIKDHGLILTGSNMAGKSTFLRSIGINVILSQTVGIAFAKKYEAPILNILTSISRNDNMLAGKSYYLEEAQAVQTIVQNCNNELPILCIIDEIFKGTNPTERVAAAASICNYLSKSNCIPIVATHDMELTSMVKNYSFYYFSETINKDKSMTFDYKLKKGLCPSSNAVKILEILNYPKEIIDDTYKRLKR; this is encoded by the coding sequence ATGGATGAATATACTAAAGCTCTCTTAGAGCTAGAAGAGTTACATGAAAGAAAATCAATATTTACTTCTTACTTTTTGAAAATGTCTAAAAAGGAATCTTCAATAGACGAGGGAACCTTCAAGGACTTAATGATGGATAATGTTTATCTGAAATTATTTTGTCCTTACCTTAGAACATCATTAGGAGAACAAATCTTATACAGCAATATAAGAAATCCCTTAACAAATAAAGAAGATTTAGAAAAAAGGCGTAACAAAATTTCTAAATTAAAATCTTCTAATATGAAAAATAGATTTACTAAAATATTAGATAACATCGGTACTATTGGATACTATAATTTTACAGATATTGTATTTAATAAACCTAAAAGATCCACTACTGTATCTATTATGTCTAAGATTTCTTTAATCTGTACCATATTAGCTGTAGCATTATATTTTGTTAATCCATTTCTATTATTCTTAATAGCATTTTCAGTAATTAGTTATCCAATATTTTCTGGTAAATTCTTTGATGACAATACTGATAATATAGTATTAATAAAATACTTAGCTAAAGTAATTTCTGGTGCGGAAGATCTTGCTAATGTAAATGCTCCAGAGTTTGCTGATGATATAAAAAGAATTCAAGAGATACATAAAAAATTCTCTTTAATTCCATTTCTAAGTAAATGGTTAGGTACACCAAATAAACAAAGTGCTATTGTAATAACTTTAGATACACTATTTGGTACTAGATATTTTGCCTATAACATAATAGCTAATATCTTAGAACGTAACAATAAAGAGCTAATTGAATTAGTAGAAATTATCGGTGAACTAGATAGCAATCTAGCAATATATGAAATCGAAGAAAATAACTATGTTTGCTCTCCAACCTTTACTGATAACAAAATATTCTCCTGTGAGGATTTATATAATCCTCTTATAGAAAATTGTGTATCAAACTCACTAACTATTAAAGATCATGGATTAATTCTTACAGGCTCAAATATGGCTGGTAAATCTACATTCCTAAGAAGTATAGGTATAAATGTTATTTTATCACAAACAGTAGGTATTGCTTTTGCTAAAAAATATGAAGCTCCTATCCTGAACATTTTAACTTCTATTAGTAGAAATGATAATATGTTAGCTGGAAAAAGTTATTATCTAGAAGAAGCTCAAGCAGTACAAACCATCGTTCAAAACTGTAATAATGAACTTCCTATTCTTTGTATAATAGATGAGATATTTAAAGGAACCAACCCTACAGAAAGAGTGGCAGCAGCGGCATCTATTTGTAATTACTTATCTAAAAGTAACTGCATTCCTATAGTAGCTACTCATGATATGGAATTAACATCAATGGTTAAAAATTATAGCTTTTATTACTTCTCTGAAACAATAAATAAAGATAAATCTATGACTTTTGACTATAAGCTAAAAAAGGGACTTTGTCCTTCTTCAAATGCAGTAAAAATATTAGAAATTTTAAACTATCCAAAAGAAATAATCGATGACACATATAAAAGATTGAAGAGATAG